A region from the Vibrio sp. SS-MA-C1-2 genome encodes:
- the tusB gene encoding sulfurtransferase complex subunit TusB, whose translation MLHLIKKSPFQSQLVKQCLQYSSNQDAILLYQDGIYAGLSGSECATLLKNSNLEIYILTPDLEARGLEDKIEQSFKRVDYKGFVGLTARFDKTVTW comes from the coding sequence ATGTTACATCTGATAAAAAAATCACCATTTCAATCGCAATTAGTAAAGCAATGTTTACAATATAGCAGCAATCAGGATGCGATCCTGCTTTATCAAGACGGTATTTATGCTGGATTGAGCGGTTCTGAGTGCGCAACACTGCTAAAAAACAGCAATTTAGAAATATATATTTTAACCCCAGACCTAGAAGCACGAGGGCTAGAGGATAAAATTGAGCAAAGTTTTAAGCGTGTTGATTATAAAGGTTTTGTTGGGTTGACGGCTCGTTTTGATAAAACAGTAACTTGGTAA
- the tusC gene encoding sulfurtransferase complex subunit TusC, producing MTTQIDVGFIFTSAPHGITSGREGLDAVLATSAYSENIGLLFLGDGIFQLLKQQDPEKILSRDYISLFKMLELYDVEQLYVCQQSLDERGIDQQDLLVDVMTCSIAEIALKLNSCKQLLRF from the coding sequence ATGACTACCCAGATTGATGTTGGTTTTATTTTCACTTCTGCCCCTCATGGTATAACAAGTGGTCGAGAAGGGTTAGATGCAGTTTTAGCGACTTCGGCGTACAGTGAAAATATTGGATTACTGTTTCTAGGTGATGGAATTTTCCAACTCCTAAAACAACAAGATCCTGAAAAGATCCTTTCTCGTGACTATATCTCGTTGTTTAAAATGCTAGAACTCTATGATGTAGAGCAGCTCTATGTTTGTCAGCAATCTTTAGATGAACGCGGGATAGATCAACAGGATCTTCTTGTCGATGTGATGACTTGTTCAATCGCCGAGATCGCGCTAAAATTAAACAGTTGTAAGCAATTACTGCGATTCTAA
- the tusD gene encoding sulfurtransferase complex subunit TusD, with protein sequence MSLHYGLVVNGSAYGSQQARAAYQFALAIIEEGHQLDRIFFYQDGVYNGSEFTAPASDEFDIVAGWQKLASEHQVELQTCVAAALRRGILSDDEAKSLHQPHGNLAEHFTQSGLGSMAEMLLKCDRVIQF encoded by the coding sequence GTGAGTTTACACTACGGGCTTGTGGTTAATGGCTCAGCCTATGGTTCTCAGCAAGCAAGAGCGGCCTATCAATTTGCTTTAGCGATCATTGAAGAAGGGCATCAATTAGATCGAATCTTCTTCTATCAAGATGGTGTTTATAATGGTTCGGAGTTTACGGCTCCTGCTAGTGATGAGTTTGATATTGTTGCTGGATGGCAAAAGCTTGCTTCTGAACATCAAGTTGAGTTACAAACCTGTGTTGCAGCAGCGCTTCGTCGAGGAATTTTAAGCGATGATGAAGCAAAGAGTCTTCATCAACCTCATGGCAATTTAGCGGAGCATTTTACTCAATCAGGTTTAGGCTCAATGGCTGAAATGCTTTTAAAATGCGATCGTGTGATCCAATTTTAA
- a CDS encoding transcriptional regulator, protein MSEIENDTDAIFEQELAEGFVFSQHDYHLLHSYEAVVDGLAALIGPYCEIVLHSLDDLDKSAIKIANGENTGRTVGSPITDLALRMLKDIEGSERNFSRAYFTRAKGGTGTLMKSITVAIRNGDQRIIGLLCINVNLDAPFSQVLAAFMPNEEASKAASTVNFASDVDELVDQTVERTVEDVTADKEVSNNMKNRQIVMDLYEKGIFDIKDAINRVADRLDISKHTVYLYIRQRKTEDSDK, encoded by the coding sequence ATGTCTGAAATTGAAAACGATACAGATGCCATTTTTGAGCAAGAATTAGCTGAAGGGTTTGTTTTTAGTCAGCATGATTACCATCTATTACACTCCTATGAAGCCGTTGTTGATGGTCTCGCCGCTTTAATTGGTCCTTATTGTGAAATTGTTCTTCATTCTCTTGATGATTTAGATAAATCTGCAATTAAAATTGCCAATGGTGAAAACACCGGGCGTACGGTGGGATCTCCGATTACCGATCTTGCTTTACGTATGCTAAAAGATATTGAAGGATCTGAGCGTAACTTTTCTCGTGCTTATTTTACCCGAGCCAAAGGTGGGACAGGCACCTTAATGAAGTCGATCACTGTCGCGATCCGTAATGGTGATCAACGAATCATTGGCTTGCTTTGTATCAACGTTAATCTTGATGCGCCTTTCTCTCAAGTTCTCGCTGCATTTATGCCTAATGAAGAGGCAAGTAAAGCGGCTTCAACGGTTAATTTTGCTAGTGATGTTGATGAACTGGTGGATCAAACCGTCGAGCGAACGGTCGAAGATGTGACAGCAGATAAAGAGGTATCGAATAATATGAAGAACCGTCAAATAGTGATGGATCTGTATGAAAAAGGGATTTTTGATATCAAAGATGCGATTAATCGTGTAGCTGATCGCTTAGATATCTCCAAGCATACGGTTTATCTTTATATTCGTCAGCGAAAAACTGAGGATAGTGATAAGTGA
- the fkpA gene encoding FKBP-type peptidyl-prolyl cis-trans isomerase, producing MKPVLKMTLLAATVLLAVGCNDEKAQEAAPAPAAKVEQTAAKTTDAASAEKAAFASEDDQAAYAIGASLAKYLNANLDKQAEIGLDLKKEMVLEGVKDAFNNTTKLTDQELQDTLKSLDTRVAKLAQEKAAAAAQAAVKAGDDFRADFAKQEGVKTTDSGLMYKVETMGTGAKPKATDTVEVHYTGTLIDGTKFDSSYDRNQPATFPLNRVIPGWTEGVQLMPVGSKFKFVIPPQLAYGEQDSPAIPANSTLVFEVELLKIGQPAQAAAK from the coding sequence ATGAAACCTGTTCTAAAAATGACCCTTCTTGCAGCAACTGTTCTATTAGCGGTAGGTTGTAACGACGAGAAAGCACAAGAAGCGGCACCAGCACCAGCAGCAAAAGTTGAGCAGACAGCAGCTAAAACTACAGATGCAGCAAGTGCAGAAAAAGCAGCATTCGCATCAGAAGATGACCAAGCCGCTTATGCTATCGGTGCATCACTTGCTAAATATCTAAATGCAAACTTAGATAAGCAAGCTGAAATTGGTTTAGATCTTAAGAAAGAAATGGTGCTTGAAGGTGTTAAAGATGCATTCAACAACACAACGAAACTAACAGATCAAGAACTACAAGATACATTGAAATCACTAGATACTCGTGTTGCTAAGTTAGCACAAGAGAAAGCAGCAGCAGCAGCTCAAGCCGCAGTTAAAGCAGGCGATGATTTCCGTGCCGATTTTGCTAAGCAAGAAGGTGTAAAAACAACTGATTCTGGCTTAATGTACAAAGTTGAAACAATGGGTACAGGGGCTAAACCAAAAGCAACGGATACTGTTGAAGTTCATTACACGGGCACACTCATTGATGGTACTAAGTTTGATAGCTCGTATGATCGTAATCAACCAGCAACATTCCCATTAAATCGCGTTATTCCTGGTTGGACTGAAGGCGTTCAGTTAATGCCTGTCGGTTCTAAGTTTAAGTTTGTGATCCCACCACAACTTGCTTACGGCGAGCAAGATTCACCAGCAATCCCAGCAAACTCAACGTTAGTCTTTGAAGTGGAATTACTGAAAATTGGTCAGCCAGCACAAGCAGCAGCTAAATAA
- a CDS encoding SlyX family protein, translated as MNKDALFSQQIDSLEYKVAFQEQTIEELNDALTQQQLLIDKMAVQLKYLVDKLKEMEPSNMASAKDETPPPHY; from the coding sequence ATGAATAAAGACGCACTCTTTTCCCAACAAATTGATTCATTAGAATATAAAGTTGCCTTTCAAGAGCAGACCATTGAAGAGCTAAATGATGCGCTGACTCAACAGCAACTATTAATTGATAAAATGGCGGTTCAGTTAAAATATTTGGTTGATAAACTAAAAGAGATGGAACCATCAAACATGGCATCAGCAAAAGATGAAACACCGCCTCCACACTATTAA
- the slyD gene encoding peptidylprolyl isomerase: protein MKITKDMVVSLAYEVKGEDGSLVDQSTAEAPLDYMHGHNNLISGLEKALEGREQGDTFSVTVTPEEAYGDYHDAMVQRVPAEVFQGVDTIEVGMRFLADTDQGPIPVEVTEVDGDEVVVDGNHMLAGQTLSFDVKVIAVRAATEEELSHGHSHKEEGGCCGGGDHDHGHEEKEGCCGGEGKGGCGCSH from the coding sequence ATGAAAATTACAAAAGATATGGTTGTAAGCCTTGCTTATGAAGTTAAAGGTGAAGATGGTTCACTTGTTGATCAATCAACAGCAGAAGCACCATTAGATTATATGCATGGTCATAACAACCTAATCTCTGGTCTAGAAAAAGCATTAGAAGGCCGTGAACAAGGTGATACTTTCTCTGTGACGGTTACTCCAGAAGAAGCGTATGGCGACTACCATGATGCGATGGTTCAGCGTGTTCCTGCTGAAGTATTTCAAGGTGTTGACACAATCGAAGTTGGTATGCGCTTTTTAGCTGATACTGACCAAGGTCCAATTCCAGTTGAAGTGACTGAAGTTGATGGTGATGAAGTGGTTGTTGATGGTAACCATATGCTAGCAGGACAAACACTATCATTTGACGTGAAAGTGATTGCGGTTCGTGCTGCGACGGAAGAAGAACTATCTCATGGCCATTCTCATAAAGAAGAAGGTGGTTGTTGTGGCGGTGGTGATCACGATCATGGTCACGAAGAGAAAGAAGGCTGCTGTGGTGGCGAAGGTAAAGGCGGTTGTGGCTGCAGTCACTAA
- a CDS encoding YheV family putative zinc ribbon protein produces MERKRFIAGATCPACQKEDTLRWWSIENIEHIECVACEHQDQRSMKSTIKSKEPSTEVSDQVIGIFTP; encoded by the coding sequence ATGGAAAGAAAAAGATTTATTGCAGGCGCAACATGCCCAGCGTGTCAAAAAGAAGACACATTACGTTGGTGGTCAATTGAAAATATTGAGCATATAGAGTGTGTTGCTTGTGAACATCAAGATCAGCGTTCAATGAAATCCACAATAAAAAGTAAGGAACCATCGACGGAAGTTTCCGATCAAGTTATCGGGATTTTTACGCCCTGA
- the kefB gene encoding glutathione-regulated potassium-efflux system protein KefB → MSESFLHATVVYLSAAVIAVPIAQRLGLGSVLGYLMAGIVIGPWGMGLIDDVDAVLHFSEFGVVLLLFLIGLELDPKTLWKMRSPILGLGGGQVVISTVLIAMIAVAITVAAGMLLSWQQALIIGMGLALSSTAIALRIIDEQGLGGSESGQSGFSILLFQDIAVIPMLAVLPILAGGSGGDWIEFIWTLAGFLGLLVAGHYLLRPLFRWVVLSGVRELFNVAALLLVIGIALAMEQLGLSMALGTFLAGVLLAESEYRHELEIAIEPFKGLLLGLFFISVGMTVNLELFVEQPLIILGCVAALIAIKMAVLYGLARLWKIGSKSRSQLSVILSQGGEFAFVLFTAARAEGALDAQLHSFLLVVVSLSMVTTPILLLLQNRWFARELNSDEVQSHDSDVVGRESRVIIAGFGRFGQIIGRLLYANKIKLTILERDPSQIQMLRKFGYKVFYGDATQLDLLRAAGADKAEAIVICSDSPDDVMKIVEICQHYFPHLKILSRARSRVDAHQLLNHNVDGYTRETFLGALDLGRKTLTSLGMHPYRAKRAEEHFHRLDSQLLREFTPEHNEDVALASRTKEARKELEEIFDREMRSDKDKYHHWNVD, encoded by the coding sequence ATGAGTGAGAGTTTTCTTCATGCTACTGTGGTTTACCTCTCTGCTGCGGTGATTGCGGTTCCTATTGCTCAACGTTTAGGGCTTGGTTCTGTATTGGGTTATCTCATGGCAGGCATTGTCATTGGTCCTTGGGGGATGGGATTAATTGATGATGTTGATGCAGTTTTGCACTTTTCTGAATTTGGTGTGGTTCTGTTGCTATTTTTGATTGGTTTAGAGCTTGATCCTAAAACGCTTTGGAAGATGAGAAGCCCGATCCTGGGTTTAGGGGGAGGGCAAGTGGTGATATCTACGGTGTTGATTGCTATGATTGCAGTTGCAATTACCGTGGCTGCTGGGATGTTGTTAAGTTGGCAGCAAGCTCTGATCATCGGAATGGGACTTGCGCTCTCTTCAACAGCAATTGCGTTACGAATTATTGATGAACAAGGGTTAGGAGGCTCTGAATCGGGACAGTCTGGGTTTTCTATTCTCCTCTTTCAAGATATTGCGGTGATTCCAATGCTAGCTGTATTACCGATCCTTGCGGGTGGCAGTGGTGGTGATTGGATTGAATTTATCTGGACGCTTGCTGGCTTTTTAGGTTTGCTTGTTGCGGGTCATTATTTGCTGCGTCCGTTGTTTCGTTGGGTAGTATTAAGTGGCGTACGAGAACTGTTTAATGTCGCGGCTTTACTTTTGGTGATAGGCATTGCCCTTGCGATGGAACAATTAGGGCTTTCAATGGCGCTGGGGACTTTTCTTGCTGGGGTCTTATTGGCTGAAAGTGAATATCGCCATGAGCTTGAGATTGCGATTGAACCTTTTAAAGGGTTGCTGTTAGGTCTCTTTTTTATCTCAGTAGGAATGACGGTTAATTTAGAATTATTTGTTGAACAACCGTTGATTATTCTTGGCTGTGTTGCTGCGCTGATTGCCATTAAGATGGCGGTACTTTATGGACTTGCTCGCTTATGGAAAATTGGTTCTAAATCAAGAAGTCAATTATCGGTGATCTTAAGCCAAGGAGGTGAATTTGCGTTTGTCTTATTTACTGCAGCAAGAGCAGAGGGAGCGTTAGATGCTCAACTTCATAGCTTTTTATTAGTGGTTGTCAGTTTATCAATGGTAACGACACCGATTTTACTGTTATTACAAAACCGTTGGTTTGCTCGAGAACTCAATAGTGACGAAGTGCAGTCTCACGATAGCGACGTGGTTGGTCGCGAATCTCGGGTTATTATTGCGGGCTTTGGCCGTTTTGGTCAAATTATCGGACGTCTTCTTTATGCCAATAAAATTAAACTGACGATCTTGGAAAGGGATCCTAGTCAAATACAAATGCTAAGAAAATTTGGTTATAAAGTCTTTTATGGTGATGCGACTCAGCTTGATCTGTTACGTGCGGCAGGAGCGGATAAAGCAGAAGCTATCGTTATCTGTAGCGATAGCCCCGATGATGTGATGAAAATCGTTGAAATTTGTCAGCATTATTTTCCTCACCTTAAAATTCTGTCAAGAGCAAGAAGCCGGGTTGATGCGCATCAATTGTTAAATCATAATGTTGATGGCTATACTCGAGAAACCTTTTTAGGGGCGCTAGATTTAGGTCGAAAAACATTAACATCTTTAGGCATGCACCCTTATCGAGCAAAAAGAGCAGAGGAGCATTTTCATCGACTCGATTCTCAACTGTTACGTGAATTTACACCAGAGCATAATGAAGATGTTGCGTTAGCTTCTAGAACCAAAGAAGCAAGAAAAGAATTAGAAGAAATTTTTGATCGAGAAATGCGCAGTGATAAAGATAAATATCATCATTGGAATGTAGATTAA
- the kefG gene encoding glutathione-regulated potassium-efflux system ancillary protein KefG — MKGKPKPKVLVIYVHPYPQDSVANAEMIKHISMLDHVTVHDLYAEYPNFFIDTVREQALVNAHDIIVFQHPLYMYSCPALMKEWLDVVLGQGFAYGKSGDALMGKYWRSVITTGGAKTAFTSSGYNRYSLNEILQPFELTAALCRMEWLPPLVLYWARSVGEQERKAHCDSYYQWLDNPLFIEGDLS; from the coding sequence ATGAAAGGAAAGCCCAAACCGAAAGTTCTTGTTATCTATGTTCACCCCTACCCACAAGATTCTGTGGCGAATGCTGAGATGATTAAGCATATTTCAATGCTAGACCACGTTACCGTGCATGATCTTTATGCCGAGTACCCCAACTTTTTTATCGATACTGTCCGTGAGCAAGCATTAGTCAATGCTCACGATATTATTGTCTTTCAACATCCTCTTTATATGTACTCGTGTCCCGCATTAATGAAAGAATGGTTAGATGTGGTGCTTGGGCAAGGCTTTGCTTATGGAAAAAGTGGTGATGCACTAATGGGAAAATATTGGCGTTCAGTGATTACGACAGGCGGTGCAAAAACAGCATTTACTTCAAGTGGCTATAACCGTTACTCCCTCAATGAAATTTTACAGCCTTTCGAATTAACCGCCGCACTTTGTCGTATGGAGTGGTTACCGCCTCTTGTTCTCTATTGGGCGAGAAGTGTTGGTGAACAAGAGAGAAAAGCTCATTGTGACAGCTACTATCAATGGCTAGATAATCCGTTATTTATTGAAGGGGACTTATCATGA
- a CDS encoding ABC transporter ATP-binding protein, which yields MITFSNIQLLRGGKPLLDNASAVIQPNDKLGLVGKNGCGKSSLFALLKGELSLDAGTAKQPHHWQLAWVAQETPALERQAIEYVIDGDREYRGLEEQLVIAEQKDNGTLVAELHGKLDAIGGYTIRSRAAELLDGLGFSQEQMSWNLTQFSGGWRMRLNLAQALLCRSDLLLLDEPTNHLDLDAVMWLERWLQTYPGTLLLISHDRDFLDPIVNKIIHIEGGDLNEYTGNYSSFETQRAEKLVLQQAQFQKQQRQITHMQSYIDRFRYQANKARQAQSRIKALERMEKVLPAQLDNPFNFQFREPDALPNPILMMDDVAIGYDDVAILEKIRLNLVPGSRIGLLGRNGAGKSTLVKLLSNELKPQGGEFNYSQGVKIGYFAQHQLETLRPEDTPVQHMMRVAPKATEQQLRDYLGSFGFLGDKALEPVAPFSGGEKARLVLAIIVWDKPNLLLLDEPTNHLDLDMRQALTMALQLFEGAMVIVSHDRYLLRATTDELYLVHDKQVVPFNGDLHDYHVWLGEQQRLEKKEAQPKEKSSVNSAAAKKEQKRLDAEFRKQTAPMRKRITQLDKLIEKEAAALIEIEAMLADSDIYQAENKAQLTTALAKQIEIKSALEESEMEWLDLHDELEEKEQAFTNNQ from the coding sequence ATGATCACTTTTTCAAATATACAGCTATTACGAGGCGGAAAACCGCTACTGGATAACGCATCCGCTGTCATTCAACCCAACGATAAGCTCGGCTTAGTCGGTAAAAATGGGTGTGGTAAATCATCTCTTTTTGCTCTGTTAAAAGGAGAGCTTTCTCTTGATGCGGGAACCGCGAAGCAACCTCACCATTGGCAATTAGCATGGGTTGCCCAAGAAACACCGGCACTTGAACGTCAGGCCATTGAGTACGTTATCGATGGAGATAGAGAGTATCGAGGTTTAGAAGAGCAACTTGTCATTGCCGAACAGAAAGATAACGGCACACTGGTTGCTGAGCTGCATGGCAAACTTGATGCGATCGGTGGCTACACCATTCGTTCTCGAGCCGCAGAACTATTAGATGGCCTCGGTTTTTCTCAAGAGCAGATGAGTTGGAATCTAACCCAATTCTCTGGTGGTTGGCGTATGCGTCTGAACTTAGCACAAGCCCTACTTTGTCGCTCTGACCTTCTTTTACTTGATGAACCCACCAACCACTTGGATCTCGACGCGGTAATGTGGCTAGAACGCTGGCTGCAAACGTACCCTGGTACACTACTACTTATTTCTCATGACCGAGATTTTTTAGATCCTATCGTCAATAAGATTATTCATATTGAAGGTGGAGATCTGAATGAATATACCGGTAACTACTCCTCTTTTGAAACTCAGCGTGCAGAAAAACTCGTTTTACAGCAAGCACAATTCCAGAAGCAGCAGCGCCAAATTACGCATATGCAGTCTTATATCGACCGTTTCCGTTATCAAGCCAATAAAGCGCGCCAAGCACAGAGTCGAATAAAAGCGCTAGAGAGAATGGAAAAGGTATTGCCAGCTCAGCTTGATAATCCATTTAACTTTCAATTTAGAGAGCCGGATGCCCTACCTAATCCAATTCTAATGATGGACGATGTGGCGATTGGTTACGATGATGTCGCGATCTTAGAGAAAATCCGTCTTAACCTTGTGCCGGGAAGTCGTATCGGTCTACTCGGTCGTAATGGTGCAGGTAAATCAACCTTAGTTAAATTGCTTTCTAATGAGTTAAAACCTCAAGGCGGTGAGTTTAACTATTCGCAAGGGGTGAAAATTGGTTACTTTGCCCAGCATCAATTAGAAACATTACGTCCTGAAGATACCCCTGTTCAACATATGATGCGTGTCGCGCCAAAAGCAACAGAACAACAACTTCGAGATTACTTGGGCAGCTTTGGCTTTTTAGGGGATAAAGCCCTCGAACCCGTAGCTCCATTTTCTGGCGGTGAAAAAGCACGTTTGGTTTTAGCTATTATTGTTTGGGATAAGCCGAACCTCTTGCTACTCGATGAACCAACCAACCACCTCGATCTTGATATGCGCCAAGCGCTAACCATGGCTTTGCAACTGTTCGAAGGCGCGATGGTGATTGTCAGCCACGATCGTTACTTACTACGTGCAACAACGGATGAGCTCTATCTGGTCCATGATAAACAAGTTGTCCCATTTAATGGGGATCTTCATGATTACCACGTTTGGTTAGGTGAACAGCAACGCTTAGAGAAAAAAGAAGCGCAACCGAAAGAAAAGTCGTCAGTGAATAGTGCAGCGGCTAAAAAAGAGCAAAAACGTTTAGACGCTGAATTTCGAAAGCAGACAGCACCAATGCGAAAGCGTATTACTCAACTGGATAAATTGATTGAAAAAGAAGCTGCTGCATTAATTGAAATAGAAGCCATGCTTGCCGATAGCGATATTTACCAAGCGGAGAATAAAGCCCAATTAACCACCGCACTTGCCAAACAGATAGAGATTAAATCTGCCCTAGAAGAGAGCGAAATGGAGTGGCTCGATCTTCATGATGAATTAGAAGAGAAAGAACAAGCGTTCACTAACAATCAGTAA
- a CDS encoding YheU family protein gives MIIPWQNIQPETLENIIEQYVLREGTDYGENEISLKDKVSQVKNQLKSGEAIIIFSELHQEINIKPKSELNYAEDNESY, from the coding sequence ATGATCATCCCTTGGCAAAATATTCAACCAGAGACATTAGAAAACATTATTGAACAATATGTTCTTCGTGAAGGGACAGATTACGGTGAGAATGAAATATCTCTGAAAGATAAAGTATCGCAAGTCAAAAACCAGCTAAAATCAGGGGAAGCCATTATTATTTTTTCTGAGTTGCATCAAGAGATTAACATTAAACCTAAATCTGAATTGAATTATGCTGAAGATAATGAGTCTTATTAA